A genomic stretch from Microbacterium proteolyticum includes:
- a CDS encoding MarR family winged helix-turn-helix transcriptional regulator — MSPDSDEVDRIVDAWVRQRPDLDFSPLEVLSRVARLSRHLDFARKEAFRRSDIESWEWDVLSALRRAGEPYQLSPKQLLQQTLVSSGTMTNRIDRLVARKFVRREADPQDGRSILVTLTDDGRVRVDAAITRLVDAEALLLDGLSRPDRDRLATLLRKLSLGFDA; from the coding sequence GTGAGCCCGGACAGCGACGAGGTCGACCGCATCGTCGATGCCTGGGTGCGCCAGCGCCCCGACCTCGATTTCTCGCCCCTCGAGGTGCTCTCGCGCGTGGCTCGGCTCTCGCGTCACCTCGACTTCGCCCGCAAAGAGGCGTTTCGCCGCAGCGACATCGAGTCGTGGGAGTGGGACGTGCTTTCGGCGCTCCGTCGCGCCGGCGAGCCCTATCAGCTGAGCCCCAAGCAGCTGCTCCAGCAGACCCTCGTCTCCAGCGGCACCATGACCAATCGCATCGACCGCCTCGTCGCCCGGAAGTTCGTTCGGCGCGAAGCCGACCCGCAGGACGGACGGAGCATCCTCGTGACCCTGACCGACGACGGCCGCGTGCGCGTGGATGCCGCCATCACCCGGCTCGTCGACGCCGAGGCCCTCCTGCTCGACGGCCTGTCGCGACCGGATCGCGACCGCCTGGCGACGCTGCTGCGCAAGCTCAGCCTCGGGTTCGACGCATGA
- a CDS encoding FAD-dependent oxidoreductase → MSATLTAGSTRVLGVIGRVSMYRLVLSSLGLLALIALVLSFAGLVVPEPLELVVSAVVLALACAATDLLAQAVLRMPRRLESSLITALILLFVLRPSLEPLGLAGLALAGVVASASKYVLVWRGRHIFNPAATGATVLTIVSIWAPDLGSSAWWVGSPWLAAPVIVLGVLLLLRTDRLPVVAVFWAVAMVVAFTRTTVQFQAAGFPVDVPAVLLQVAFSSPFLFLGAFMLSEPLTLPPRRAQQYLVAVVVGVLAGWPLLVGEITLGQERALLIGNLLAFLLCLRAAVRLRVERRRDLTPTVRELTFHAARPFSFSPGQYLELDVPHRRPDARGTRREFSIASAPEDLPEVRIAFKDGSQSSYKKALAAVEPGSTLAVTGVWGDFVLPSRPTAPVLLVAAGIGVTPFVSQLRHLVATKQDRDVVLVYVVSDASELAFRDDIAASGIPVVVYSRDEPKDLPAGWVWAGPERVDAAGLFAAVPDIAQRAAYVSGPPRLISTLAPALGKAKSLTTDAFAGY, encoded by the coding sequence ATGAGCGCCACCCTCACCGCGGGCTCGACCCGCGTGCTCGGTGTGATCGGCCGGGTGTCGATGTACCGGCTCGTCCTGTCGTCGCTCGGCCTGCTCGCGCTCATCGCGCTCGTGCTGTCCTTCGCCGGTCTGGTCGTCCCCGAGCCGCTCGAGCTCGTCGTGAGCGCGGTGGTGCTCGCGCTCGCGTGCGCCGCGACCGACCTCCTCGCGCAGGCCGTGCTCCGGATGCCACGGCGCCTGGAGTCCTCGCTCATCACCGCCCTGATCCTGCTGTTCGTGTTGCGACCCTCGCTCGAGCCGCTCGGGCTCGCGGGGCTCGCGCTCGCCGGCGTCGTGGCATCCGCGTCGAAGTACGTCCTGGTCTGGCGTGGACGGCACATCTTCAACCCCGCCGCGACCGGCGCGACCGTGCTGACCATCGTGAGCATCTGGGCACCCGATCTCGGCTCGTCGGCCTGGTGGGTGGGCTCGCCCTGGCTCGCCGCCCCCGTGATCGTGCTGGGCGTGCTCCTGCTGCTGCGCACCGACAGACTCCCGGTCGTCGCCGTCTTCTGGGCGGTGGCCATGGTGGTCGCCTTCACGCGCACGACGGTGCAGTTCCAGGCCGCGGGTTTCCCGGTCGACGTGCCGGCGGTGCTGCTGCAGGTGGCGTTCTCGTCTCCGTTCCTCTTCCTCGGCGCGTTCATGCTCTCGGAACCGCTGACGCTCCCGCCGCGCCGCGCACAGCAGTATCTCGTCGCGGTCGTCGTCGGCGTTCTGGCCGGCTGGCCGCTGCTCGTCGGCGAGATCACGCTCGGTCAGGAGCGGGCCCTGCTGATCGGCAACCTGCTGGCGTTCCTGCTGTGCCTGCGCGCGGCCGTGCGCCTGCGTGTCGAGCGACGCCGCGACCTCACGCCCACCGTGCGCGAGTTGACGTTCCACGCCGCCCGGCCCTTCTCGTTCTCGCCGGGGCAGTATCTCGAACTCGACGTGCCGCACCGTCGCCCCGATGCGCGCGGCACTCGTCGTGAGTTCTCGATCGCGTCGGCACCGGAGGATCTGCCCGAGGTGCGCATCGCCTTCAAGGACGGCTCCCAGTCCTCGTACAAGAAGGCGCTCGCCGCCGTCGAACCGGGATCCACCCTCGCCGTGACGGGCGTGTGGGGCGACTTCGTGCTGCCGTCCCGACCCACCGCGCCCGTGCTGCTGGTCGCCGCCGGCATCGGGGTGACGCCGTTCGTGTCGCAGCTGCGCCACCTCGTCGCCACGAAGCAGGACCGCGACGTGGTGCTGGTCTACGTCGTGTCGGACGCGTCGGAGCTCGCCTTCCGCGACGACATCGCGGCCAGCGGCATCCCGGTGGTGGTGTACTCGCGCGACGAGCCGAAGGACCTGCCCGCCGGGTGGGTGTGGGCGGGACCGGAACGGGTGGATGCCGCGGGGCTTTTCGCCGCGGTCCCCGACATCGCGCAGCGCGCGGCCTACGTGTCGGGCCCGCCGAGACTGATCTCGACGCTCGCGCCCGCGCTGGGGAAGGCGAAGTCGCTGACGACCGACGCGTTCGCGGGGTACTGA
- a CDS encoding response regulator transcription factor: MSTTAAAPAFTRPDGSALRVLVVDDEQMLTDLLSMALRMEGWDVKTAGSGFDALQAARDFEPDAMVLDIMMPDLDGMAVLQRLRHSGNDVPVLFLTAKDAVADRVAGLTAGGDDYVTKPFSLEEVVARLRGLMRRAGTALTRDSEPILRVGDLSLNEDSHEVVRGGKEIELTATEFELLRFLMRNQRRVVSKAQILDRVWNYDFGGRSSVVELYISYLRKKIDAGNEPLIHTVRGVGYMIKTPQ; the protein is encoded by the coding sequence ATGAGCACGACCGCCGCCGCCCCCGCCTTCACCCGCCCCGACGGGAGCGCTCTGCGCGTGCTCGTCGTCGACGACGAGCAGATGCTCACCGATCTCCTATCGATGGCCCTGCGGATGGAAGGCTGGGACGTCAAGACGGCCGGCTCCGGCTTCGACGCCCTGCAGGCCGCCCGGGACTTCGAACCGGATGCAATGGTGCTCGACATCATGATGCCCGACCTCGACGGCATGGCGGTGCTCCAGCGCCTGCGCCACTCGGGCAACGACGTGCCCGTGCTCTTCCTCACCGCCAAGGACGCCGTGGCCGACCGCGTCGCGGGACTCACGGCCGGCGGCGACGACTACGTCACTAAGCCCTTCAGCCTCGAAGAGGTGGTCGCGCGCCTGCGCGGTCTGATGCGCCGCGCGGGCACGGCTCTCACGCGCGACTCCGAGCCGATCCTGCGCGTCGGCGACCTCTCGCTCAACGAGGACAGCCACGAGGTGGTGCGCGGCGGCAAGGAGATCGAACTGACCGCGACGGAGTTCGAGCTGCTGCGCTTCCTCATGCGCAACCAGCGCCGCGTGGTGTCGAAGGCGCAGATCCTCGACCGGGTGTGGAACTACGACTTCGGTGGTCGCTCGAGCGTGGTCGAGCTCTACATCTCGTACCTGCGCAAGAAGATCGATGCGGGCAATGAGCCGCTCATCCACACCGTGCGCGGCGTTGGCTACATGATCAAAACCCCTCAGTGA
- a CDS encoding ribose-phosphate diphosphokinase gives MARKKNRVDLDRENDIAPGLVAKTKKRLVVASGRSHPELAAQVARHLGTELAPTEHRTFASGEIYTRFEVSIRGCDVFVVQSFGPPVNEWLMELLIMLDALKRASAKRITVVAPYYPYSRQDKKGRGREPISARLVADLLKTAGADRIMSVDLHAAQIQGFFDGPVDHLFAKPVLLEHFEQGLTGEDRETLTVVSPDMGRVRVADTWSDSLGAPLAIIHKRRDPKVANQVSVHEIVGDVTGRTCLLVDDMIDTGGTIQKAAQALKANGARKVIVAATHAIFSDPAIERLQDAAIDEVVITDTIPLAPERHFDRLTVLPIAPLLARAIHEVFEDGSVTSMFGGDA, from the coding sequence ATGGCTCGTAAGAAGAATCGTGTAGACCTCGACCGCGAGAACGACATCGCCCCCGGGCTCGTCGCCAAGACCAAGAAGCGTCTCGTCGTCGCCTCCGGTCGCTCGCACCCGGAGCTCGCCGCGCAGGTCGCGCGGCACCTGGGCACCGAGCTCGCTCCGACCGAGCACCGCACCTTCGCCTCGGGCGAGATCTATACGCGTTTCGAGGTCTCGATCCGCGGGTGCGACGTGTTCGTCGTGCAGTCGTTCGGTCCGCCGGTCAACGAGTGGCTCATGGAGCTGCTCATCATGCTCGACGCGCTCAAGCGCGCCTCGGCCAAGCGCATCACGGTGGTCGCGCCGTACTACCCCTATTCGCGACAGGACAAGAAGGGCCGCGGCCGCGAGCCCATCAGTGCCCGCCTCGTCGCCGACCTGCTCAAGACCGCCGGCGCCGACCGCATCATGAGCGTCGACCTGCACGCCGCGCAGATCCAGGGCTTCTTCGACGGCCCCGTCGACCACCTCTTCGCCAAGCCCGTGCTGCTCGAGCACTTCGAGCAGGGCCTGACCGGCGAGGACCGCGAGACCCTGACCGTCGTCTCTCCCGACATGGGCCGCGTGCGCGTGGCCGACACCTGGTCCGACAGCCTCGGCGCGCCGCTGGCGATCATCCACAAGCGCCGCGACCCGAAGGTCGCCAACCAGGTCTCGGTGCACGAGATCGTCGGCGACGTGACGGGCCGCACCTGCCTGCTCGTCGACGACATGATCGACACCGGCGGCACGATCCAGAAGGCGGCACAGGCCCTCAAGGCCAACGGTGCCCGCAAGGTCATCGTCGCCGCGACCCACGCGATCTTCAGCGACCCCGCCATCGAGCGCCTCCAGGATGCCGCGATCGACGAGGTCGTCATCACCGACACCATCCCGCTGGCACCGGAGCGGCACTTCGACCGTCTCACGGTGCTGCCGATCGCTCCGCTGCTGGCGCGGGCCATCCACGAGGTCTTCGAGGACGGCTCGGTCACGAGCATGTTCGGCGGCGACGCGTAA
- a CDS encoding VanZ family protein: protein MGLWWMTLRPSIYDAEVGGILRHVLEALRTVPATAWITFDVVESASNAVMFLPFGLLVIAWRGRWWHGILGALLVSAGIETWQLLFLPTRVADVRDVVANTLGAALGVGLAILVRRWGDRSQRAHSRRHRKVIGSRAQ from the coding sequence GTGGGCCTGTGGTGGATGACGCTGCGCCCCTCGATCTACGACGCCGAGGTCGGGGGCATCCTGCGCCACGTGCTCGAGGCGCTGCGCACCGTTCCCGCCACGGCGTGGATCACCTTCGACGTCGTCGAGAGCGCCTCCAACGCGGTGATGTTCCTCCCGTTCGGTCTTCTCGTCATCGCGTGGCGCGGTCGCTGGTGGCACGGCATCCTGGGCGCGCTGCTGGTGAGCGCGGGGATCGAGACGTGGCAGCTGCTCTTTCTGCCGACGAGGGTGGCCGACGTGCGCGATGTCGTCGCGAACACGCTCGGTGCGGCGCTCGGGGTGGGCCTGGCGATCCTCGTCCGCCGGTGGGGGGATCGTTCACAGCGAGCCCATAGCCGTCGCCATAGAAAGGTCATAGGTTCCCGCGCACAATGA
- a CDS encoding sensor histidine kinase: protein MTTLVEDLLLLARLDEGQELVYGAVDLTRLAVEAVGDARPAGPDHSWTIDVPDRPVELAGDASRLHQVVANLLANARTHTPPGSEVAVSVAHEGDEAVLRVHDDGPGIDPSVAAQLFERFARADRSRDRKTGGTGLGLSIARAIVEAHRGTISVRSVPGDTTFEVRLPAKPADPA from the coding sequence ATGACCACCCTCGTCGAAGACCTGTTGCTGCTCGCGCGCCTCGACGAGGGACAGGAGCTGGTCTACGGCGCCGTCGACCTGACGCGTCTCGCCGTCGAGGCGGTGGGTGACGCCCGCCCCGCCGGCCCCGACCATTCGTGGACGATCGATGTACCCGACCGCCCCGTCGAACTCGCCGGGGATGCCTCGCGACTGCACCAGGTCGTGGCGAACCTCCTCGCCAACGCGCGCACCCACACGCCACCGGGCAGCGAGGTCGCGGTCTCGGTGGCGCACGAGGGCGACGAGGCGGTGCTGCGTGTGCACGACGACGGCCCCGGCATCGACCCCTCGGTCGCGGCGCAGCTGTTCGAGCGCTTCGCCCGCGCCGACCGCTCGCGCGATCGCAAGACCGGCGGCACGGGACTGGGTCTCTCGATTGCACGTGCGATCGTCGAGGCGCACCGCGGCACGATCTCGGTGCGCAGCGTCCCCGGCGACACGACCTTCGAAGTGCGACTGCCGGCCAAGCCCGCCGACCCGGCCTGA
- the glmU gene encoding bifunctional UDP-N-acetylglucosamine diphosphorylase/glucosamine-1-phosphate N-acetyltransferase GlmU codes for MTSTTELAVVVLAAGQGTRMRSRTPKVLHPVGGRPLVGHVLDTAASLDPARIVVVVRHERELVAETVAELAPGVVVVDQDEVPGTGRAVEAALGALEGFEGDVLVLSADVPLLETGTLTELLATHRTGGTAVTLLSARVDQPFGYGRILRDDADGVRRIVEQKDATDDEAAVSEINVGVYVFQAAPLRTQLALVGTDNAQGEKYLTDVIGLLRDAQLGVAASVTSDAAAALGVNDRVQLSEAGRTLNARTVRRWQLEGVTVVDPATTWIDVTATLAPDVTILPNTHVRGATAIASGATIGPDTTLVDCEIGEDATVTRTDGTLAVVEAGATVGPFAYLRANARVGVKGKVGTFVEVKNSSIGEGSKVPHLSYIGDTDIGRGVNLGAGAITANYDDLTKHRTVIGDEVHSGSHNVFVAPVTIGDGAKTGAGAVIRKDVPAGALALSVAPQRNIEGWVEKNRPGTAAADVAARARAEKEAADGS; via the coding sequence ATGACTTCCACGACCGAGCTCGCCGTCGTCGTCCTCGCTGCGGGTCAAGGCACCCGCATGCGCTCCCGCACTCCGAAGGTGCTGCACCCGGTGGGCGGGAGGCCGTTGGTCGGTCACGTGCTCGACACCGCGGCATCCCTCGACCCCGCGCGCATCGTCGTGGTCGTGCGTCATGAGCGTGAGCTCGTCGCGGAGACCGTCGCCGAACTCGCGCCGGGTGTGGTCGTCGTCGACCAGGACGAGGTCCCCGGCACGGGGCGGGCCGTCGAGGCGGCGCTGGGCGCGCTCGAGGGGTTCGAGGGCGACGTGCTCGTGCTGAGCGCCGATGTGCCGCTGCTCGAGACGGGCACGCTCACCGAGCTGCTCGCGACGCACCGAACCGGCGGCACCGCCGTGACGCTGCTCAGCGCCCGTGTCGACCAGCCCTTCGGCTACGGCCGGATCCTGCGCGACGACGCCGACGGCGTCCGCCGCATCGTGGAGCAGAAGGATGCCACGGACGACGAGGCCGCGGTCAGCGAGATCAACGTGGGCGTCTACGTCTTCCAGGCCGCGCCGCTGCGCACCCAGCTCGCGCTCGTGGGTACCGACAACGCTCAGGGCGAGAAGTACCTCACCGACGTCATCGGCCTGCTCCGCGACGCTCAGCTCGGGGTCGCGGCATCCGTCACCTCCGACGCCGCCGCCGCGCTCGGCGTGAACGACCGCGTTCAGCTGTCGGAGGCCGGTCGTACGCTCAACGCGCGCACCGTGCGACGCTGGCAGCTCGAGGGCGTCACGGTGGTCGACCCGGCGACGACGTGGATCGACGTGACGGCGACCCTCGCCCCCGACGTGACGATCCTTCCGAACACGCACGTGCGCGGCGCCACCGCCATCGCGTCGGGCGCCACCATCGGTCCCGACACCACGCTCGTGGACTGCGAGATCGGAGAGGATGCCACGGTCACCCGTACCGACGGCACGCTCGCGGTCGTCGAGGCCGGTGCCACCGTCGGCCCGTTCGCCTACCTCCGCGCCAATGCGCGCGTCGGGGTCAAGGGGAAGGTCGGGACTTTCGTCGAGGTCAAGAACTCCTCGATCGGCGAGGGCAGCAAGGTGCCGCACCTGTCGTACATCGGCGACACCGACATCGGGCGCGGGGTCAACCTCGGCGCCGGGGCCATCACCGCCAACTACGACGACCTCACCAAGCACCGCACCGTGATCGGCGACGAGGTGCACAGCGGCTCGCACAACGTCTTCGTGGCGCCGGTTACGATTGGGGACGGCGCGAAGACGGGCGCCGGCGCGGTGATCCGCAAGGACGTCCCGGCCGGTGCACTGGCACTCAGCGTGGCACCCCAGCGGAACATCGAGGGGTGGGTCGAGAAGAACCGACCGGGTACCGCAGCGGCCGACGTGGCCGCACGGGCTCGGGCTGAAAAGGAAGCGGCCGATGGCTCGTAA
- a CDS encoding histidine kinase dimerization/phospho-acceptor domain-containing protein, protein MTAVIGMVAFILVMIGISTSAILSGVLYVNLGAQVDEVASTVQPRTAFQASAESVLESTRFPGGTLLVSNTGPRLTGAVMDDDGPRALTDDDLSQIAQTLQSADSTAQTVDLPNLGEYFVRSYPAPGGGAFLVGLPLSNVTGTIGAILTTVALVTAGGLLLLAVIIAIVIRLGLRPLRAVAETATRVASLRMEEGDVSITERVPADQVDTNTEIGQVGAALNTLLDRVDASLTARQRNEELMRRFVADASHELRTPLASIRGFSELSLRAMRQAQDDESRQRIALAVETTEQSLERIQGAVRAHDHPRRRPVAARAPRRGTGAGLRRRRPDASRRRGGG, encoded by the coding sequence ATGACCGCCGTCATCGGCATGGTCGCCTTCATCCTCGTGATGATCGGGATCTCCACCAGCGCGATCCTCAGCGGGGTGCTGTACGTCAACCTCGGAGCGCAGGTCGACGAGGTCGCGTCGACGGTGCAGCCGCGCACGGCCTTCCAGGCCAGCGCCGAGAGCGTGCTCGAATCGACCCGGTTCCCCGGCGGCACGCTGCTGGTGTCGAATACCGGTCCCCGCCTCACGGGTGCCGTCATGGATGACGACGGTCCCCGCGCCCTGACGGACGACGACCTCAGCCAGATCGCTCAGACGCTGCAATCGGCCGACAGCACGGCGCAGACGGTCGACCTCCCCAATCTCGGCGAGTACTTCGTGCGTTCGTACCCCGCCCCCGGCGGCGGCGCCTTCCTCGTGGGTCTCCCCCTGTCGAACGTCACGGGCACGATCGGCGCGATCCTCACCACTGTCGCGCTCGTGACCGCGGGCGGTCTCCTGCTGCTCGCCGTCATCATCGCCATCGTCATCCGTCTCGGCCTCCGCCCGCTGCGCGCCGTCGCCGAGACGGCGACCCGCGTCGCGTCGCTGCGCATGGAGGAGGGCGACGTCTCGATCACCGAACGCGTGCCCGCGGATCAGGTCGACACGAACACCGAGATCGGGCAGGTCGGCGCGGCCCTGAACACCCTGCTCGACCGTGTCGATGCCTCGCTCACCGCTCGCCAGCGCAACGAGGAGCTGATGCGCCGATTCGTTGCGGATGCCAGTCACGAGCTGCGCACGCCCCTGGCATCCATCCGCGGATTCAGCGAACTGTCGCTGCGTGCCATGCGGCAGGCGCAGGACGACGAAAGCCGCCAGCGCATCGCCCTGGCCGTGGAGACGACCGAGCAGTCGCTCGAACGCATCCAGGGCGCAGTCCGTGCGCATGACCACCCTCGTCGAAGACCTGTTGCTGCTCGCGCGCCTCGACGAGGGACAGGAGCTGGTCTACGGCGCCGTCGACCTGACGCGTCTCGCCGTCGAGGCGGTGGGTGA
- a CDS encoding FAD:protein FMN transferase, with protein MNTPTATGSTWAFDAIGTSWTIDTAEPLPAVVRDAVSGVVERFDREWSRFRDDSLVSTLARGVSASVPAPADTDAMLSLYDELDAATNGAVNPLVGDALARLGYDARLSLAPSGDPRPAPAWRDIVSWGDGRLRASTPTTIDIGALGKGRLVDLVLDTVRAHVDGDVVVDGSGDLAARGRAVRVGLEHPYDPTLAIGVATVTDGALCASAINRRAWGDGLHHVLDARTGAPVRAYAATWALADTAMRADALATALFFDGGPELAASWNAHWVRMHTDGRVEWSPGFDGEVFT; from the coding sequence ATGAACACTCCGACCGCGACGGGCTCGACGTGGGCTTTCGACGCGATCGGCACGTCCTGGACGATCGACACCGCCGAGCCGCTGCCGGCCGTGGTGCGCGACGCCGTATCGGGCGTCGTGGAGCGATTCGATCGGGAGTGGTCGCGTTTCCGTGATGACTCGCTCGTGTCGACTCTCGCGCGGGGGGTCTCGGCATCCGTTCCCGCGCCGGCGGACACGGATGCCATGCTCTCGCTGTACGACGAGCTCGACGCCGCCACGAACGGTGCCGTCAACCCGCTGGTCGGCGACGCGCTGGCCCGTCTGGGTTACGACGCCCGTCTGTCGCTCGCCCCGTCCGGTGACCCGCGGCCGGCGCCCGCCTGGCGCGACATCGTGTCGTGGGGGGACGGGAGGCTGCGCGCGTCGACGCCGACCACCATCGACATCGGCGCGCTCGGCAAGGGCCGCCTCGTCGACCTCGTTCTCGACACCGTGCGCGCCCACGTCGACGGCGATGTCGTGGTGGACGGCTCGGGCGACCTCGCCGCGCGCGGACGGGCCGTCCGGGTGGGCCTCGAGCATCCGTACGACCCGACGCTCGCGATCGGCGTCGCCACGGTCACCGACGGTGCGCTGTGCGCATCGGCGATCAACCGCCGCGCGTGGGGCGACGGGCTCCACCACGTGCTCGACGCCCGTACCGGCGCCCCCGTGCGGGCGTACGCGGCGACCTGGGCGCTCGCCGACACCGCGATGCGGGCCGACGCCCTCGCCACGGCACTGTTCTTCGACGGCGGGCCGGAGCTTGCGGCATCCTGGAACGCGCACTGGGTACGCATGCACACCGACGGCCGTGTGGAGTGGTCGCCGGGATTCGACGGAGAGGTCTTCACATGA
- a CDS encoding ABC-F family ATP-binding cassette domain-containing protein, which yields MVHLLGGEALHLEYPTKVVFDSVSLGVNEGDRIGIVGRNGDGKSSLLGMLAGIREPDGGRVTVRGGVTVGVLDQQDTLDDDDTIGHAVVGDRPEHEWAGDARTRDVIAGLLGDLPWDARLGDLSGGQRRRVALARLLSGDWDVLFLDEPTNHLDVEAITWLAGHLKKRWAPSAGGLLVVTHDRWFLDEICTVTWEVHDRIVEPFEGGYAAYILQRVERDRQAASIEQRRQNLARKELAWLRRGAPARTSKPKFRIDAANELIADVPEIRDKVALQSLAVARLGKDVVDLLDAGVSYGDHVVLRDVEWRIAPGERTGILGVNGAGKSTLLSLVTGTLEPTAGRVKRGKTVKVATLTQRLDELEQHLNDPVRVVIAGLRTTYSFGSGSKAQELTPGQLLERLGFSSAQLSTPVKDLSGGQKRRLQLLLILLDQPNVLILDEPTNDLDTDMLAAMEDLLDSWSGTLIVVSHDRYFLERVTDQQYAILDTRLRHLPGGVDEYLRLRAMQDAEPSRPAATGTAPAAPGLQGAELRAAQKEASATERRIEKLQQQIDRAKAALADHDQSDYVGLGTEMQRISEWESERDALEMRWFELTEAIG from the coding sequence ATGGTACATCTGCTCGGGGGCGAGGCCCTGCACCTGGAATACCCGACCAAGGTCGTCTTCGACTCCGTCTCGCTCGGCGTGAACGAGGGTGATCGCATCGGCATCGTCGGCCGCAACGGCGACGGCAAGTCGAGTCTGCTCGGCATGCTCGCCGGCATCCGGGAACCCGACGGGGGCCGCGTCACGGTGCGCGGCGGAGTCACGGTGGGAGTGCTCGATCAGCAGGACACCCTCGACGACGACGACACGATCGGCCACGCGGTGGTGGGGGATCGCCCGGAGCACGAGTGGGCGGGTGACGCGCGCACGCGCGACGTGATCGCGGGGCTTCTCGGCGACCTGCCGTGGGACGCGCGCCTGGGCGACCTGTCAGGCGGGCAGCGCCGCCGCGTCGCACTGGCGAGGTTGCTGTCGGGCGACTGGGATGTGCTCTTCCTCGACGAGCCCACCAACCACCTCGACGTCGAGGCCATCACGTGGCTCGCCGGTCACCTGAAGAAGCGCTGGGCGCCGAGTGCCGGGGGCTTGCTCGTGGTCACGCACGACCGCTGGTTCCTCGACGAGATCTGCACCGTCACGTGGGAGGTGCACGACCGCATCGTCGAGCCCTTCGAGGGCGGATACGCGGCGTACATCCTGCAGCGTGTCGAGCGCGACCGCCAGGCGGCATCCATCGAGCAGCGTCGTCAGAACCTCGCCCGCAAAGAGCTCGCCTGGCTGCGCCGCGGCGCCCCGGCCCGCACCTCCAAGCCGAAGTTCCGCATCGACGCGGCGAACGAGCTCATCGCCGACGTGCCCGAGATCCGTGACAAGGTCGCCCTGCAGTCGCTCGCCGTCGCACGCCTCGGCAAAGACGTCGTCGACCTGCTCGACGCGGGCGTCTCCTACGGCGACCATGTCGTGCTGAGGGACGTCGAGTGGCGCATCGCGCCGGGAGAACGTACCGGCATCCTGGGCGTGAACGGCGCCGGCAAGTCGACGCTGCTGAGCCTGGTGACGGGCACGCTCGAACCCACCGCCGGCCGCGTGAAGCGCGGCAAGACCGTCAAGGTCGCCACCCTCACCCAGCGCCTCGACGAGCTGGAGCAGCACCTGAACGATCCCGTGCGCGTGGTCATCGCGGGGCTGCGCACCACGTACTCCTTCGGCAGCGGCTCGAAGGCGCAGGAGCTGACCCCCGGTCAGCTGCTCGAGCGGCTCGGCTTCTCCAGCGCCCAGCTCTCGACGCCCGTGAAAGACCTGTCGGGCGGTCAGAAGCGCCGGCTGCAGCTGCTGCTGATCCTGCTCGACCAGCCGAATGTGCTCATCCTCGACGAGCCGACCAACGACCTCGACACCGACATGCTCGCGGCGATGGAAGACCTGCTCGACTCCTGGTCGGGCACCTTGATCGTCGTCTCGCACGATCGGTACTTCCTCGAGCGCGTCACCGACCAGCAGTACGCCATCCTCGACACCCGGCTCCGGCACCTGCCCGGCGGGGTCGACGAGTATCTGCGCTTGCGCGCGATGCAGGATGCCGAGCCCTCGCGGCCCGCGGCAACCGGTACGGCCCCCGCGGCGCCCGGGTTGCAGGGCGCGGAGCTGCGCGCGGCGCAGAAGGAGGCGTCGGCGACCGAGCGGCGCATCGAGAAGCTGCAGCAGCAGATCGACCGCGCCAAGGCGGCCCTCGCCGACCACGACCAGTCGGACTACGTCGGTCTGGGCACGGAGATGCAGCGCATCTCGGAGTGGGAGTCCGAACGCGACGCGCTCGAGATGCGGTGGTTCGAGCTGACCGAGGCGATCGGCTGA